The Mercurialis annua linkage group LG8, ddMerAnnu1.2, whole genome shotgun sequence genome window below encodes:
- the LOC126661791 gene encoding uncharacterized protein LOC126661791: MQREQLLQQQQCLAGNADWDIVLAYMRLKPTKFDGSGHALDFLEEVERNSRRLQANERQSIILVEMSMKGLAKDWFQHIIQPTMGQMTWAEFVNQFTEYFLPYSVAELHRDRLLNLSKGDKSVQEYVTDFTRLSRFAPDLMVDPVRVNTRFVRGLGPDFVSLMADVNTDLVQLIDNARQIETSLIQFGRLPDPSGQVPTRSEYAQVVQSAPVQSFTRNFPRPQCNRERKRGIHGNRVGTSGAKFGAKTTGGIGMGPPLFQNCNKRHFGACHLVVGACFNCGQQGHFARECPRQGPQGSMTTVAQPSYNQQRPAYPASSRYGQTGSTFTG; the protein is encoded by the coding sequence ATGCAACGAGAACAGCTGCTACAACAGCAGCAATGTTTGGCTGGAAATGCTGACTGGGATATTGTATTGGCctatatgcgccttaagccaacaAAATTTGATGGTTCTGGACACGCACTAGACTTTCTAGAAGAAGTGGAACGTAACTCTAGACGTCTCCAGGCTAATGAGAGGCAATCTATCATTTTAGTGGAAATGTCGATGAAAGGGCTAGCAAAGGACTGGTTCCAACATATAATCCAGCCGACAATGGGTCAAATGACGTGGGCCGAATTTGTTAATCAGTTCACGGAGTATTTTCTTCCATATTCGGTGGCGGAGTTACACCGTGATCGACTACTGAATCTGAGCAAAGGAGATAAGTCGGTGCAAGAATATGTTACAGATTTTACAAGGTTAAGCCGATTTGCACCTGATTTGATGGTAGACCCGGTAAGGGTGAACACTAGGTTTGTGAGAGGTTTAGGGCCTGACTTTGTGAGCTTAATGGCAGATGTGAATACGGATTTAGTTCAACTGATAGATAACGCCCGCCAGATCGAGACTTCCTTGATTCAGTTTGGACGACTCCCAGATCCTTCCGGACAGGTACCAACCAGAAGTGAATATGCTCAGGTAGTACAGAGTGCCCCAGTTCAATCCTTTACTAGGAATTTTCCTAGACCCCAGTGTAATCGGGAGCGTAAGAGGGGCATACATGGTAATAGAGTTGGAACTTCTGGAGCTAAGTTTGGTGCTAAAACTACGGGTGGCATAGGAATGGGACCACCTCTTTTTCAGAACTGTAATAAGCGGCATTTTGGGGCATGCCATCTTGTAGTAGGGGCATGCTTTAACTGTGGCCAGCAAGGTCACTTTGCAAGAGAATGTCCAAGGCAAGGACCTCAAGGGTCAATGACTACAGTTGCTCAACCATCATACAATCAGCAAAGACCTGCGTACCCTGCATCATCTAGATATGGGCAGACAGGTAGTACCTTTACTGGTTAG
- the LOC126661792 gene encoding uncharacterized protein LOC126661792: protein MVEVVELVRLHKQVESQARVFALNPQEAQASNVVVQGTFPFASRDALVLFDPGASHSFVSTSFTVKLEKQPAYLQYPLFVATPVGERIEVNIVYPSCPVSVQGVDWLAQHYANVDCRKKIVTFRPPGVEPISIQGEKLESLVSMVSAIKDCQLLRKGCQGFLAVVKDIEKKSDQVQDVPVVSEYPDVFSEE, encoded by the exons ATGGTGGAGGTCGTGGAGCTAGTCAGACTTCACAAGCAGGTGGAAAGTCAGGCTAGGGTTTTTGcgctgaatcctcaggaggctcaggcttccaatgttGTCGTGCAAGGTACATTCCCTTTTGCTTCTCGAGAtgcattagttttatttgaccCAGGTGCCAGTCATTCGTTTGTTTCAACTAGTTTTACGGTTAAGTTGGAAAAACAACCTGCTTATTTACAGTACCCTTTATTTGTAGCTACCCCAGTAGGTGAAAGAATAGAGGTTAATATagtctatccttcttgtcctgtgagCGTCCAAG GagtggattggctagctcagcattATGCTAACGTAGATTGTCGTAAGAAGATAGTCACGTTTAGGCCACCTGGAGTTGAGCCTATTTCAATCcaaggtgaaaagttagagTCTCTAGTGAGTATGGTTTCGGCTATTAAAGATTGTCAGTTGCTAAGAAAGGGTTGTCAAGGATTCTTGGCTGTAGTAAAGGACATAGAAAAGAAAAGTGACCAAGTGCAGGATGTACCGGTGGTATCGGAATATCCCGATGTTTTTTCGGAAGAGTAA